One window of the Clupea harengus chromosome 20, Ch_v2.0.2, whole genome shotgun sequence genome contains the following:
- the LOC116225200 gene encoding protocadherin gamma-A11-like, whose amino-acid sequence MPDRTMAWQVLLFVSLSSLSSVQGQIVYSVPEEMTKGSVVGNIAQDLGLDVKRLKSGKARIYTGDGTEYVELMPDKGILLIKERIDREALCGQTTPCALHFQIILENPMEFYSVTVQITDINDNAPLFPVEEMTFEISESSLLGARFTLEKAIDSDVGINGLQGYALKPSDIFELETQTHSDDTKSVVMILKRSLDREKEDGLLLLLTATDGGDPQMSGTVQIRISVLDANDNAPICSQRVYKSSVLENASKGTVLTTVHASDADEGLNGRVTYTLSKPVGDMTGLFKIDDTTGVLKLIGDTDYEKIKRYQIDVLAKDHGGHSDTCKVIIDVIDANDNSPILNVMSKSSSIPENSKSGTVVSILNMQDPDSGENGNVQCTINENMPFVLKTTSNNFYSLVTDGELDRERDSTYNISVTCSDEGVPSLSSSVTLSLQISDVNDNAPVFERSSYEASIPENNSPGLSIFTVKAMDMDFNQNARVSYMLEESSVNGVAVSSYVSVNAESGVIHAVRTFDYEQIKHFNFHVKAQDGGSPPLSTNVSVKINIQDQNDNAPQILYPVQTSGSLVAEIVPRSADVGYLVSKVVAVDVDSGQNAWLSYKLRKGSDRALFEVGAQNGEIRTIRQVTDKDAVKQKLTIVVEDNGQPSRSATVNVNVAVADSFPEILSEFTDFTHDKEYNDNLTFYLVLALAVVSFLFIVSIIAILSVKCYRWRREQMFYKSNGNLPVIPYYPPLYADVGATGTMHHLHNYEVYGTTDSRRSDVKCRRPCNESIISLDASGTLTLPHPNSEKLLMDDQVSCIAFVSH is encoded by the coding sequence ATGCCGGACAGGACAATGGCTTGGCAAGTactgttgtttgtttctctctctagccTCAGCTCCGTGCAGGGGCAAATCGTTTACTCAGTCCCCGAAGAAATGACGAAAGGCTCTGTAGTAGGGAACATAGCACAGGATTTAGGTTTGGATGTGAAAAGACTTAAATCAGGGAAAGCTCGCATTTATACTGGAGACGGAACTGAATACGTAGAGCTTATGCCAGATAAGGGGATCCTTCTTATCAAAGAGAGGATAGACCGCGAAGCCCTGTGTGGCCAGACAACACCATGCGCGCTTCATTTCCAAATAATATTAGAAAATCCTATGGAATTCTATAGTGTTACAGTTCAGATCACGGACATTAATGATAATGCACCCCTTTTTCCAGTGGAGGAAATGACGTTTGAAATAAGCGAGTCTTCTCTCCTCGGTGCAAGATTTACGCTGGAAAAAGCTATAGATAGTGATGTTGGAATCAATGGCCTTCAAGGCTACGCCCTAAAGCCAAGTGATATATTTGAATTGGAAACACAAACTCATTCCGATGACACCAAAAGTGTTGTCATGATATTGAAAAGATCTTTAGATCGAGAGAAAGAAGACGGTTTATTGTTACTCTTGACTGCTACTGATGGAGGCGATCCGCAGATGTCTGGGACAGTGCAGATACGCATTTCGGTACTAGATGCCAATGATAACGCTCCGATTTGTTCCCAAAGAGTATATAAATCAAGTGTTTTAGAAAATGCTTCAAAAGGCACAGTTCTAACCACTGTCCATGCTTCTGATGCCGATGAAGGGTTGAATGGCAGAGTAACATACACACTGTCGAAGCCTGTCGGTGACATGACTGGATTATTTAAAATAGACGATACTACTGGTGTACTGAAATTGATAGGAGACACAGATTATGAGAAAATCAAACGCTATCAAATTGATGTCCTGGCCAAAGATCACGGAGGTCACTCAGATACGTGTAAGGTGATTATTGATGTCATCGACGCAAACGATAACAGTCCGATTTTAAATGTCATGTCCAAGTCGTCATCAATACCCGAAAACTCTAAATCCGGTACCGTTGTTAGTATTCTTAATATGCAGGACCCAGACTCGGGGGAGAACGGTAATGTTCAGTgtactataaatgaaaatatgcCATTTGTCTTGAAGACTACGTCAAACAATTTCTACAGTTTAGTTACAGACGGTGAATTAGATcgagagagagattcaacatATAACATCTCTGTGACCTGCTCTGATGAAGGcgtgccctctctctccagcagcgtcactctctccctccagatATCAGACGTGAACGATAACGCGCCCGTGTTTGAAAGGAGCAGCTATGAAGCCTCCATTCCAGAAAATAACTCACCTGGCCTCTCCATTTTCACAGTAAAAGCAATGGATATGGATTTTAATCAAAATGCCAGAGTTTCGTATATGTTGGAGGAATCCTCTGTGAATGGGGTAGCAGTCTCCTCGTATGTGTCCGTTAATGCTGAGAGTGGAGTCATTCATGCTGTGCGCACTTTTGATTACGAACAGATAAAGCATTTTAATTTCCATGTCAAAGCACAAGATGGAGGATCTCCTCCGTTAAGTACGAATGTTAGtgttaaaataaacattcaAGATCAGAACGATAATGCACCTCAGATTCTGTACCCAGTGCAAACTAGTGGCTCACTGGTAGCTGAAATTGTTCCTCGTTCAGCAGACGTAGGCTATCTTGTTAGTAAAGTGGTGGCTGTTGATGTAGATTCTGGTCAGAATGCCTGGCTGTCATACAAGCTGCGGAAAGGGTCAGACAGAGCTCTATTTGAGGTTGGCGCACAGAATGGAGAAATAAGAACTATACGTCAGGTGACTGATAAAGATGCTGTGAAACAAAAACTCACTATTGTTGTGGAGGACAACGGACAGCCCTCTCGCTCAGCTACAGTCAATGTCAACGTGGCTGTGGCGGACAGCTTTCCTGAAATACTCTCGGAGTTTACTGACTTTACGCACGACAAGGAGTACAACGACAATCTGACTTTTTATTTAGTCCTGGCCCTCGCTGTTGTTTCATTTCTATTCATCGTGTCCATAATAGCCATACTGTCGGTGAAGTGCTACAGATGGAGACGTGAGCAGATGTTTTATAAGTCCAATGGGAATCTACCGGTTATTCCTTATTACCCACCTCTTTATGCGGACGTTGGCGCCACGGGGACCATGCATCATCTTCATAATTATGAAGTTTATGGAACAACTGACTCTAGAAGGAGCGATGTAAAATGTCGTAGACCTTGCAATGAAAGTATtattagcctggatgccagtGGGACACTTACACTCCCGCATCCCAATTCAGAGAAACTCCTCATGGATGATCAGGTGAGTTGtattgcttttgtaagccattAG